A stretch of Mesorhizobium sp. M2A.F.Ca.ET.046.03.2.1 DNA encodes these proteins:
- a CDS encoding DUF680 domain-containing protein produces MTKIALTAAALLVATGAAFAGSDNYGSANANQPAASVDTSFTASVKKSDADAQKPIVTGANHDLFGSH; encoded by the coding sequence ATGACCAAGATCGCTCTTACCGCTGCCGCCCTTCTCGTTGCCACCGGCGCCGCTTTCGCCGGCTCGGACAACTATGGTTCGGCCAACGCCAACCAGCCGGCCGCTTCGGTCGACACCTCGTTCACCGCTTCGGTCAAGAAGTCGGACGCGGATGCCCAGAAGCCGATCGTCACGGGCGCCAACCACGACCTGTTCGGCAGCCATTAA
- the dapB gene encoding 4-hydroxy-tetrahydrodipicolinate reductase has protein sequence MPQPLKIAIAGALGRMGRQMAETVAADPRLQLVARFHRPGSAGEGLVERDEALALADVVIDFTTPAASAELAKACAARGGPPLVIGSTGFTASELAAIAEAAKTIAIVRSGSYSLGLNMLTGLVEQAARALGHDDCDIEILEAHHRFKVDAPSGTALMLGEAAARGRGIELDDVARRARDGLVGPRGAGEIGFAVLRGGGIVGEHSVSFLAEGETLTLSHAAGDRSMFARGAIAAALWVARRPPGEYDMRHVLGFGAV, from the coding sequence ATGCCGCAGCCGCTGAAAATCGCCATCGCCGGCGCGCTCGGTCGCATGGGCAGGCAGATGGCGGAGACCGTCGCCGCCGATCCGCGGCTGCAGCTCGTCGCGCGCTTCCATCGGCCGGGCAGCGCGGGCGAGGGATTGGTCGAGCGCGACGAAGCGCTGGCGCTTGCCGACGTGGTGATCGACTTCACCACGCCCGCGGCGTCCGCCGAACTGGCCAAAGCCTGCGCGGCGCGCGGCGGTCCGCCGCTGGTGATCGGCTCAACCGGTTTCACCGCCTCGGAGTTGGCCGCAATCGCCGAGGCGGCAAAGACAATCGCCATCGTGCGCTCCGGCAGCTATTCGCTCGGCCTCAACATGCTGACCGGCCTGGTCGAGCAGGCCGCGAGGGCGCTTGGGCATGATGACTGCGACATCGAAATCCTCGAAGCGCATCATCGCTTCAAGGTCGACGCGCCGTCGGGCACGGCGCTGATGCTGGGCGAAGCGGCTGCGCGCGGACGTGGCATTGAACTGGACGATGTGGCCAGGCGCGCCCGCGACGGCCTCGTTGGTCCGCGCGGTGCCGGCGAGATCGGCTTTGCCGTGCTGCGCGGCGGCGGCATCGTCGGCGAGCACAGCGTGAGCTTCCTTGCCGAAGGCGAGACGCTCACGCTTTCGCATGCCGCGGGCGATCGCTCGATGTTCGCGCGCGGCGCCATCGCGGCGGCGCTCTGGGTCGCCCGGCGGCCGCCCGGCGAATACGATATGCGCCATGTGCTGGGCTTTGGCGCCGTCTGA
- a CDS encoding DUF680 domain-containing protein — translation MNKIAFAAAALLIATSGAFAGSDHYGSDNVNQPAVTAPAGKVDNTITGSIRKFEQRDLHITPDQNQPESGQGIWGR, via the coding sequence ATGAACAAGATTGCTTTTGCCGCTGCTGCCCTCCTCATCGCCACGAGCGGCGCTTTTGCCGGCAGCGACCATTACGGTTCCGACAACGTCAATCAGCCGGCCGTGACCGCTCCTGCGGGCAAGGTCGACAACACCATCACGGGTTCGATCCGCAAGTTCGAGCAGCGCGACCTCCACATCACGCCTGATCAGAACCAGCCGGAATCCGGCCAGGGCATCTGGGGCCGCTAA
- a CDS encoding ABC transporter ATP-binding protein produces the protein MQSQTMAAEKLSPAAPPADAAIAIDDVTLRFVTPDGHMMTAIRDFTMTVARGEFACVVGPTGCGKSTTLNLVTGLLRPTTGNVRVMGNPVTDISRDIGFVFQADALFPWRSVIDNVAAGPLFRGTPKAQAYEKARDWIGRVGLSRFEKHYPHQLSGGMRKRVALAQTFINQPKILLMDEPFSALDMQTRTAMQDELLGLWSGLKSSVVFVTHDLEEAVALADKVYVLTAGPGTVKSVYRIDLPRPRVMADIRYDPKFIEIAKVIWNDLREEVQLGQSRGFQTGH, from the coding sequence ATGCAATCGCAGACCATGGCTGCGGAGAAATTGTCTCCCGCCGCGCCGCCGGCCGATGCCGCTATAGCCATTGACGATGTGACGCTGCGCTTCGTCACGCCGGACGGCCACATGATGACGGCGATCCGCGATTTCACCATGACGGTGGCGCGAGGCGAGTTCGCCTGCGTCGTCGGCCCGACCGGCTGCGGCAAGTCGACCACGCTTAACCTCGTCACCGGTCTCTTGCGTCCAACGACCGGCAATGTCCGCGTCATGGGCAATCCGGTCACCGACATCAGCCGCGACATCGGCTTCGTCTTCCAGGCCGATGCACTGTTTCCCTGGCGCAGCGTCATCGACAATGTCGCTGCCGGTCCGCTCTTCCGTGGCACGCCGAAGGCGCAAGCCTATGAGAAGGCGCGCGACTGGATCGGCCGCGTCGGACTTTCGCGCTTTGAGAAGCATTACCCGCACCAGCTCTCGGGCGGCATGCGCAAGCGCGTGGCGCTGGCCCAGACCTTCATCAACCAGCCCAAGATCCTGCTGATGGACGAGCCGTTCAGCGCGCTCGACATGCAGACCCGCACCGCCATGCAGGACGAGTTGCTGGGCCTGTGGTCGGGACTCAAATCCTCCGTCGTCTTCGTCACGCATGATCTGGAGGAAGCGGTGGCGCTGGCCGACAAGGTCTATGTGCTGACCGCCGGTCCGGGCACGGTGAAGAGCGTCTACCGTATCGACCTGCCGCGCCCCCGCGTCATGGCCGACATCCGTTACGACCCGAAATTCATCGAGATCGCCAAGGTGATCTGGAACGATCTGCGCGAGGAAGTGCAGCTCGGCCAGAGCCGTGGCTTTCAGACCGGCCATTGA
- a CDS encoding ABC transporter permease: MTAISPTEQAAIRATSIVAAEAQARVRLRKRHALVIGLRLAILVVFLGLWELCADYSIIDPFFFSSPSGIWEQIWSWVTEGTSQGPLWLQIYVTLEETFLGFAIGAVGGIVAGIILGRNKLLADVFSIYIKIANSVPRVVLGSVFIIALGLGMASKVALAVVMVFFVVFANAFQGVREADRAMIANAQILGASPMQITRSVIIPSAMSWILASLHVSFGFALVGAVVGEFLGAKQGMGLLISTAQGAFNANGVFAAMIILAVMALVVEFLITRFENYVVKWRPAPFNEQGT, encoded by the coding sequence ATGACCGCCATCTCTCCTACCGAACAGGCTGCCATCCGCGCGACCTCGATCGTCGCCGCCGAAGCGCAGGCGAGGGTGCGGCTGCGCAAGCGCCATGCCTTGGTTATCGGCCTGCGGCTTGCGATCCTCGTCGTCTTCCTTGGCCTGTGGGAACTTTGCGCCGATTACAGCATCATCGACCCGTTCTTCTTCTCCAGCCCGTCGGGGATATGGGAGCAGATCTGGTCCTGGGTCACCGAGGGCACTTCTCAGGGGCCGCTCTGGCTGCAGATCTATGTGACGCTGGAGGAAACGTTCCTCGGCTTTGCCATCGGCGCGGTCGGCGGCATCGTGGCGGGCATCATCCTCGGCCGCAACAAGCTGCTGGCGGATGTCTTCTCGATCTACATCAAGATCGCCAACTCGGTGCCGCGCGTGGTGCTGGGCTCGGTCTTCATCATCGCGCTTGGCCTCGGCATGGCGTCCAAGGTGGCGCTGGCCGTCGTCATGGTGTTCTTCGTCGTCTTCGCCAACGCCTTTCAGGGTGTGCGCGAGGCCGACAGGGCGATGATCGCCAACGCCCAGATCCTCGGCGCCTCGCCGATGCAGATCACGAGATCGGTCATCATTCCTTCGGCGATGAGCTGGATCCTCGCCAGCCTGCATGTCTCGTTCGGCTTCGCCCTTGTCGGCGCGGTCGTCGGCGAGTTCCTCGGCGCCAAGCAGGGCATGGGCCTCCTGATCTCCACCGCGCAGGGCGCCTTCAACGCCAATGGCGTCTTCGCGGCCATGATCATCCTGGCGGTGATGGCGCTGGTGGTGGAGTTCCTGATCACCCGCTTCGAGAACTATGTGGTGAAGTGGCGCCCGGCGCCATTCAACGAGCAGGGGACGTGA
- a CDS encoding DUF680 domain-containing protein, producing the protein MNRTAFVAAAMLAAAMGSASAGSDHYGADGAKQPAASADHMMTSSIRERGTADHQAPVTAATSRTVVDIIARHNDDGLWGR; encoded by the coding sequence ATGAACAGGACCGCATTCGTCGCGGCTGCCATGCTCGCCGCTGCCATGGGCAGCGCCTCTGCCGGCAGCGACCATTACGGCGCCGACGGCGCCAAGCAGCCGGCCGCCAGCGCCGATCACATGATGACCAGCTCGATCCGTGAGCGCGGCACGGCGGATCACCAGGCTCCGGTGACGGCCGCAACCAGCCGGACCGTCGTCGACATCATTGCCCGGCACAACGACGACGGCCTGTGGGGCCGCTGA
- a CDS encoding type II toxin-antitoxin system ParD family antitoxin, with product MRNSQPLTITLPLEMAQMVKDKVASGEYATESEVIRDGLRTLAARDAAVEPWLREEVVPIMRDARARPEKLLTAEQLRRNLSEHINAIAAKPRSGA from the coding sequence ATGCGAAACTCCCAACCCCTGACGATCACACTGCCGCTCGAAATGGCGCAGATGGTGAAAGACAAGGTGGCCTCGGGCGAATACGCCACCGAAAGCGAGGTCATCCGTGATGGCTTGCGCACGCTTGCGGCGCGTGATGCGGCGGTTGAACCTTGGCTGCGCGAGGAAGTCGTGCCGATAATGCGGGATGCGCGCGCCCGTCCCGAGAAGCTGTTGACGGCCGAACAGCTGCGCCGCAATCTCTCTGAGCACATCAACGCGATCGCCGCTAAACCGCGCTCCGGTGCATGA
- a CDS encoding ABC transporter substrate-binding protein — translation MVGAGASAASAADKITIIVGGMEKQIYLPAVLTQQLGYFKDEGLDVELVNSRAGVEAENELLAGAVQGVVGFYDHTVDLQSKGKYIQSIVQFSQAPGEVELVSAKHPEIKSPADFKGATLGVTGLGSSTDFLTQYLAVRNGLKPGDYTLLPVGAGNTFIAAVKQDQIQAGMTTEPTIAKLLQTGEAKVLVDMRTPEKTKEALGGDYPAASFYVQSSWLEGHKDEAQKLANAFVKTMKFIAGHSAEEIADKMPKDYYAGNKDLYVQGLAGGKAQFTPDGRMPADGPQTVLKVLSTFSKSLQGKQIDLSKTYTTEFVDAAK, via the coding sequence ATGGTTGGCGCTGGCGCATCGGCGGCCTCGGCTGCCGACAAGATCACCATCATCGTCGGCGGCATGGAAAAGCAGATCTATCTGCCGGCCGTGCTTACCCAGCAGCTCGGCTACTTCAAGGATGAGGGGCTTGACGTGGAGTTGGTGAACTCCCGCGCCGGCGTCGAGGCCGAGAACGAATTGCTGGCCGGCGCGGTGCAGGGCGTCGTCGGCTTCTACGACCACACCGTCGACCTGCAGTCGAAGGGCAAATACATCCAGTCGATCGTGCAGTTCAGCCAGGCGCCGGGCGAGGTCGAGCTGGTCTCGGCAAAGCACCCCGAGATCAAGTCGCCGGCCGACTTCAAGGGCGCGACGCTCGGCGTCACCGGCCTCGGCTCCTCGACAGATTTCCTCACCCAGTATCTCGCCGTTCGCAACGGCCTGAAGCCCGGCGACTACACGCTGCTTCCGGTCGGCGCCGGCAACACTTTCATCGCCGCGGTCAAGCAGGACCAGATCCAGGCCGGCATGACCACCGAGCCGACCATTGCCAAGCTGCTCCAGACCGGCGAGGCCAAGGTGTTGGTCGACATGCGCACGCCCGAGAAGACCAAAGAAGCGCTGGGTGGCGACTATCCGGCGGCCTCCTTCTACGTGCAGTCGAGCTGGCTTGAGGGTCACAAGGACGAGGCGCAGAAGCTCGCCAACGCCTTCGTCAAGACGATGAAGTTCATCGCCGGCCATTCGGCCGAGGAGATCGCCGACAAGATGCCGAAGGACTATTACGCCGGCAACAAGGACCTTTACGTGCAGGGCCTCGCCGGCGGCAAGGCGCAGTTCACGCCAGACGGCCGCATGCCTGCCGATGGTCCTCAGACGGTGCTCAAGGTTCTGTCGACCTTCTCCAAGAGCCTGCAGGGCAAGCAGATCGACCTGTCGAAGACCTACACGACCGAGTTCGTCGACGCGGCCAAGTAG
- a CDS encoding response regulator, translating to MRLLLVEDNRELADWLSKTLRQASYVVDVVHDGEDVEHALAAGDHALIILDLALPRMGGMEVLKRLRARGNPVPVIVLTANASLDGRVKGLNEGADDYLAKPFQIEELEARIRVQLRRANDRTAPVISCGDLVFDTNTRLFSLAGATLSLTPREHAVLEQLVVKAGRTASKAALSAAIYDFDTDADPSAIEIYVHRLRKKLEGSRVQIATLRGLGYLLRHDDPAP from the coding sequence ATGCGGCTGCTGCTTGTCGAGGACAATCGCGAACTGGCCGATTGGCTGAGCAAGACGCTGCGCCAGGCGAGCTATGTCGTCGACGTCGTGCATGACGGCGAGGATGTCGAGCATGCCTTGGCCGCCGGCGATCACGCTCTGATCATCCTCGACCTTGCCTTGCCCCGCATGGGCGGAATGGAAGTGCTGAAAAGGCTGCGGGCGCGCGGCAACCCGGTGCCGGTGATCGTGCTCACAGCCAATGCCAGCCTCGACGGCCGGGTCAAGGGCCTCAACGAAGGCGCCGATGACTATCTGGCCAAACCCTTCCAGATCGAGGAGCTGGAGGCGCGCATCCGCGTGCAGCTGCGCCGCGCCAACGACCGCACCGCGCCGGTCATTTCCTGCGGCGACCTCGTCTTCGACACCAACACCCGCCTGTTCTCGCTTGCCGGCGCGACGCTGTCGCTGACGCCGCGCGAGCACGCGGTGCTGGAACAGTTGGTCGTCAAGGCCGGACGCACGGCGAGCAAGGCGGCGCTCTCGGCGGCGATCTACGACTTCGACACCGACGCCGACCCAAGCGCCATCGAGATCTACGTGCACCGGCTGCGCAAGAAGCTCGAGGGATCGCGCGTCCAGATCGCCACCTTGCGCGGCCTCGGCTACCTCTTGCGTCACGACGATCCGGCGCCATGA
- a CDS encoding DUF680 domain-containing protein — MTRIVLTTAAILLAMGSAFAGSDHYGADNVNQPTAGVDRGLTASVRKHEPAKPTNVDTSMTTGSAPSQAWHDPGQGIWGN; from the coding sequence ATGACCAGGATCGTCCTTACCACCGCAGCCATACTTCTCGCCATGGGTTCTGCCTTCGCCGGCAGCGATCATTACGGCGCGGACAACGTCAACCAGCCGACCGCCGGCGTCGATCGCGGGCTCACCGCCTCGGTACGCAAGCACGAGCCCGCCAAGCCTACCAATGTCGACACCTCGATGACCACCGGATCGGCGCCGTCGCAGGCCTGGCATGATCCGGGCCAGGGCATCTGGGGCAATTGA
- the purN gene encoding phosphoribosylglycinamide formyltransferase: MSRKRTVVLISGRGSNMTALIAAAADPSYPAEIVGVISDRANAAGLGIAQSRGIATKVIQRADHASKDAYDAALDAALTGFGAEIVALAGYMRILGRGLVEKWQGRMVNVHPALLPAFKGLDTHARAIRAGVRIHGCSVHFVTPEMDDGPIIAQAAVPVMVGDNEDTLAARVLKAEHRLYPLALGLVAEGKASMEKGHTVLAHFADDAENASSVVMAPDPLREETDLEHLARITP, encoded by the coding sequence ATGAGCAGGAAACGCACGGTCGTCCTGATCTCAGGGCGCGGCTCCAACATGACGGCGCTGATCGCGGCCGCCGCCGATCCAAGCTATCCGGCCGAGATCGTCGGCGTGATCTCCGACCGCGCGAACGCCGCCGGCCTCGGCATCGCCCAGTCGCGCGGCATCGCCACCAAGGTGATCCAGCGCGCCGACCATGCGAGCAAGGATGCCTATGACGCCGCGCTCGACGCCGCGCTCACCGGCTTCGGCGCCGAGATCGTGGCGCTTGCCGGCTATATGCGCATCCTCGGCCGCGGCCTCGTCGAGAAATGGCAGGGGCGCATGGTCAACGTCCACCCTGCTTTGCTGCCCGCCTTCAAGGGGCTGGACACGCACGCGCGGGCGATCCGCGCGGGCGTGCGCATCCATGGCTGCTCGGTGCATTTCGTCACGCCGGAGATGGATGACGGCCCGATCATCGCGCAGGCCGCCGTGCCGGTGATGGTCGGCGACAATGAGGACACGCTTGCCGCGCGCGTGCTGAAGGCCGAGCATCGGCTCTATCCGCTGGCGCTAGGCCTCGTCGCCGAGGGCAAGGCGAGCATGGAAAAGGGCCACACCGTGCTTGCCCATTTCGCCGACGATGCAGAGAACGCAAGCTCGGTCGTGATGGCGCCGGACCCGCTGCGCGAGGAGACCGACCTCGAGCATCTGGCGCGGATCACGCCGTAG
- the purM gene encoding phosphoribosylformylglycinamidine cyclo-ligase: protein MSKGDPAKRKNGLTYAEAGVDIDAGNLMVEKIKPLVRATRRPGADGEIGGFGGLFDLKAAGFTDPVLVAANDGVGTKLKIAIDAGKHDTIGIDLVAMCVNDIVVQGAEPLFFLDYFATGKLDPDQGAAIVGGIAEGCQQAGCALIGGETAEMPGMYHDKDYDLAGFAVGAAERGQLLPTDDIVEGDVLLGLSSSGLHSNGFSLVRRIVAASGLAWSDPAPFNEELSLAEALLEPTRIYVKSILKAIRNTHGIKALAHITGGGFPENIPRVLPKDFSAELDLEAIDAPPVFSWLAKTGGVAPEEMMRTFNCGIGMILAVASGQAAQVAAVLQEAGETVTPIGRIVPRRDAGVIYRGSIGL, encoded by the coding sequence ATGAGCAAGGGCGATCCGGCCAAGCGCAAGAACGGGCTCACCTATGCCGAGGCGGGCGTCGATATCGATGCTGGCAATCTGATGGTCGAGAAGATCAAGCCGCTGGTGCGCGCGACGCGCCGGCCGGGCGCGGATGGCGAGATCGGCGGCTTCGGCGGCCTGTTCGACCTCAAGGCCGCAGGCTTCACCGATCCGGTGCTGGTCGCGGCCAATGACGGCGTCGGCACCAAGCTCAAGATCGCCATCGATGCCGGCAAGCATGACACGATCGGCATCGACCTCGTCGCCATGTGCGTCAACGACATCGTCGTGCAGGGCGCCGAGCCGCTGTTCTTCCTCGACTATTTCGCCACCGGCAAGCTCGATCCGGACCAGGGCGCCGCGATCGTCGGCGGCATCGCCGAGGGCTGCCAGCAAGCCGGCTGCGCGCTGATCGGCGGCGAAACGGCCGAAATGCCCGGCATGTATCACGACAAGGACTACGACCTTGCCGGTTTCGCGGTCGGCGCGGCCGAGCGCGGCCAGTTGCTTCCCACAGACGACATCGTCGAAGGCGACGTGCTGCTTGGCCTTTCCTCCTCCGGCCTGCACTCCAACGGTTTTTCGCTGGTGCGCCGCATCGTGGCGGCGAGCGGTCTTGCCTGGAGCGATCCGGCGCCGTTCAACGAAGAGCTCAGCCTCGCCGAGGCGCTGCTCGAGCCGACGCGCATCTATGTGAAGTCGATCCTGAAGGCTATCCGCAACACGCATGGCATCAAGGCGCTGGCCCACATCACCGGCGGCGGTTTCCCGGAAAACATCCCGCGCGTGCTGCCCAAGGATTTTTCGGCCGAGCTCGACCTCGAGGCGATCGACGCGCCGCCGGTGTTCTCGTGGCTGGCAAAGACCGGCGGCGTCGCGCCGGAAGAAATGATGCGCACCTTCAATTGCGGCATCGGCATGATCCTCGCCGTCGCCTCCGGCCAGGCGGCGCAGGTGGCGGCGGTGCTGCAGGAAGCCGGCGAGACGGTGACGCCGATCGGCCGGATCGTGCCGCGCCGCGACGCCGGCGTCATCTACAGGGGCTCGATCGGCCTATGA
- a CDS encoding Imm52 family immunity protein: MAVNINVYWGPRKRTAKDSIPQLQAHFRALAIADERLASWAPLGRSLKKAMASEPIDTSAASNLQHLLEKGQNKTDIAPRQPIPELGYRVSLWNQRRGNVEASTSIHCGAYSEYLSRDSQNNACLELNCMAGAEPFGAEVLLALFHRFVEIWKPDWGSIWRDVQEGHPASSREHPTRVQYAFYQQQGLASQGRTVGKEVGVPQGRMWVDETAAPILEEV; the protein is encoded by the coding sequence ATGGCGGTCAACATCAACGTTTACTGGGGTCCAAGGAAACGGACAGCCAAGGATTCGATCCCACAACTTCAAGCGCATTTCCGAGCATTGGCTATTGCCGACGAAAGACTCGCTAGCTGGGCTCCGCTGGGAAGGTCTCTTAAAAAGGCGATGGCGTCCGAACCTATCGACACATCGGCAGCCAGTAACCTGCAGCACCTGCTGGAGAAAGGCCAGAACAAGACGGACATCGCCCCGCGCCAACCCATTCCGGAATTGGGTTACCGCGTCTCCCTCTGGAACCAGCGCCGGGGAAACGTGGAAGCGTCAACGTCGATCCATTGCGGGGCGTATTCCGAGTATCTGTCACGAGACAGTCAGAACAATGCTTGTCTGGAGCTTAACTGCATGGCAGGGGCCGAGCCTTTTGGGGCGGAAGTCCTGCTCGCCCTATTCCATAGATTCGTCGAAATCTGGAAACCCGACTGGGGTTCGATTTGGCGCGATGTCCAGGAAGGACATCCGGCCAGCAGCCGCGAGCATCCAACGCGCGTTCAATATGCGTTTTACCAACAGCAGGGCTTGGCATCGCAAGGACGAACCGTGGGAAAGGAGGTTGGTGTTCCCCAGGGGCGTATGTGGGTGGATGAAACGGCAGCACCCATTCTAGAGGAAGTTTGA
- a CDS encoding histidine phosphatase family protein → MPARQLLILRHAKSSWDDPKLADFDRPLAPRGQKTAPLIGRELSRRGWLPDLALVSPALRARDTWRLVAQELPKHVSADFAEELYEAEAGAILAHVRQVKATNLLVIGHNPGLQQFVLRLAGAGSDESVFKKIEAKFPTAALARFTVKGNWANLDFGGARLTHLVRPRDLE, encoded by the coding sequence ATGCCCGCGAGACAATTGCTTATCTTACGCCACGCCAAGTCGAGCTGGGATGACCCCAAGCTTGCCGATTTCGACCGGCCGCTCGCCCCGCGCGGGCAAAAGACCGCGCCGCTGATCGGGCGCGAGCTTTCGCGGCGTGGCTGGCTGCCGGATCTGGCTCTGGTCTCGCCGGCGCTGCGCGCCCGCGATACTTGGCGGTTGGTCGCCCAGGAGCTGCCGAAGCATGTGTCCGCGGATTTCGCGGAAGAGCTCTACGAGGCGGAGGCCGGCGCTATCCTGGCGCACGTGCGGCAGGTCAAGGCGACCAACCTGCTCGTGATCGGCCACAACCCCGGCCTCCAGCAGTTTGTGTTGCGGCTGGCCGGCGCCGGGTCGGATGAGAGCGTTTTCAAGAAGATCGAAGCGAAGTTTCCGACGGCGGCGCTCGCGCGGTTTACAGTAAAGGGCAACTGGGCGAATCTGGATTTCGGCGGCGCTCGGCTGACGCATCTCGTCAGGCCGAGGGATTTGGAGTAG
- a CDS encoding sensor histidine kinase has translation MRIGSLRIGSLRIQLLAWVVLPLAGLAAINLWTSQRNALATADLVTDRMLVGSARAIAEQVAMADGVLDAIVPPAAIEMFDTGDRDSVYYRVETAGGRLLTGYPDLPVASERNSIEASYRDHPLRLATLSHAVIGAGADSPIKVTVGVTLAGHDAMVKRLWLSAFAQQLALVAIAGVFVLLGLRRGLAPLIRLRDAVRSRSRSDLEPVEVPGAQSEIRPLIEALNAYMQRVRAQMAAQRRFIANAAHQLRTPLALLSTQASYALRETKADRRQEALVALQTSSGKLARLAEQLLTLSRAEPGSRRPRADRIDLTEAARQVLEAQAPAAIKRDIDLGLDENGPVPVIGDGTMLREMIVNLVDNALRYSRPGGSVTVRLAALDGEAVLMVSDAGPGIPPEEREHVFERFYRLAGATEEGSGLGLAIVREVVENAGGSVTLGDAVGGGLKVEVRLPLA, from the coding sequence ATGAGAATCGGCAGTCTTCGGATCGGCAGCCTTCGGATCCAATTGCTGGCTTGGGTGGTGCTGCCGCTGGCCGGTTTGGCCGCCATCAATCTGTGGACCAGCCAGCGCAACGCCCTGGCGACGGCGGACCTCGTCACCGACCGCATGCTGGTAGGCTCGGCGCGCGCCATCGCAGAGCAGGTGGCGATGGCCGACGGCGTGCTCGACGCCATCGTGCCGCCGGCGGCGATCGAGATGTTCGACACAGGCGACCGCGACAGCGTCTATTATCGCGTCGAGACCGCCGGCGGACGGTTGCTGACCGGCTACCCCGACCTGCCCGTGGCGTCGGAGCGGAACAGCATCGAAGCCTCCTATCGCGATCATCCGCTGCGCCTGGCAACGCTCAGCCATGCGGTGATCGGCGCCGGCGCGGATTCGCCCATCAAGGTCACGGTCGGCGTCACGCTCGCCGGCCATGACGCGATGGTGAAGCGGCTGTGGCTCAGCGCCTTCGCCCAGCAGCTTGCCTTGGTGGCTATTGCCGGCGTGTTCGTGCTGCTCGGCCTGCGCCGCGGGCTGGCGCCGCTGATCCGGCTGCGCGACGCCGTGCGTTCGCGCAGCCGCAGCGATCTCGAGCCGGTCGAGGTTCCGGGCGCGCAGAGCGAGATCCGGCCGCTGATCGAAGCGCTCAACGCCTATATGCAGCGCGTGCGGGCGCAGATGGCGGCGCAGCGGCGCTTCATCGCCAATGCCGCGCACCAGCTGCGCACGCCGCTGGCGCTCTTGTCGACACAGGCAAGCTATGCGTTGCGGGAGACCAAGGCCGACCGGCGCCAGGAGGCGCTGGTGGCGCTGCAGACGAGTTCCGGCAAATTGGCGCGGTTGGCCGAACAGCTGCTTACGCTGTCGAGAGCGGAACCCGGCAGCCGGCGGCCGCGCGCCGACCGTATCGACCTCACCGAAGCCGCCCGCCAGGTGCTGGAAGCGCAGGCGCCGGCGGCGATCAAGCGCGATATCGACCTCGGCCTCGATGAGAACGGACCGGTGCCGGTGATCGGCGACGGCACGATGCTGCGCGAGATGATCGTCAACCTGGTCGACAATGCTCTGCGCTATTCCAGGCCAGGCGGCAGCGTCACTGTGAGGCTCGCCGCCTTGGATGGCGAGGCGGTGCTCATGGTGAGCGATGCCGGTCCGGGAATCCCACCTGAAGAGCGGGAGCATGTCTTCGAGCGCTTCTACCGCCTCGCCGGCGCGACCGAGGAAGGCAGCGGCCTCGGCCTCGCCATTGTGCGCGAGGTGGTCGAGAATGCCGGCGGCAGCGTCACGCTTGGCGACGCCGTCGGCGGCGGGCTCAAGGTCGAGGTGCGGCTGCCGCTGGCGTGA
- a CDS encoding type II toxin-antitoxin system RelE/ParE family toxin yields the protein MKYQVRFHAAAERDIAELLNQLAPKAGVETALRFVGGLIDYCLDVATFPERGMRHDEIAPGFAYGGVAPARDDRV from the coding sequence ATGAAGTACCAGGTCAGGTTCCACGCTGCCGCCGAGCGAGACATTGCCGAACTGCTGAACCAATTGGCGCCTAAAGCCGGCGTGGAAACGGCATTGCGCTTTGTCGGAGGTCTCATCGACTATTGCCTCGACGTCGCGACATTTCCGGAGCGTGGCATGCGTCATGACGAGATCGCCCCGGGGTTTGCGTACGGTGGGGTGGCGCCGGCGCGCGACGATCGCGTTTGA